The DNA segment GGGCCGCCTATATGCGGACCTTTATCATTGCGATGTCCGCGTCCGCATTGGCCACCCTGGTTGCGTTGCCCTGTGCGCTGGCCATCAGCTTCTTCCTGAGCCACCGGGCCAGGTTGATCATATTGGGGCTGTTCGTTGTGCCGTTTTTCACCAGCTATCTGGTGCGGATCTATTCCTGGCAGATCTACCTGACCGAAAACGGCATTGTCATGAAGACATTGGCGGCCATCGGGATGGAAACTGGAAGCCTGTTGAATACGCCTCTGGCTCTGATGGTCGGGCTGGTGACGCTGACATTGCCATTGGTCATCGTGATCCAGTCGATTTCGATGTTGTCATTGGATCGCACGTTGATTGATGCGGCCTATAATCTGGGCTGTGGTCCACGGCGGGTGCTGTTTGCCACCGTGTTGCCTGCGACCCGCCCGGGAATCGTGCTGGGAGCCCTGTTCGCCTTTATTTTCAGCTTTGGGGATTTTGTGACCGCGACCTATCTGGGCGGCGGCAAATTCACCACTCTGTCCATCCTGATCGCCGACACCGTCAAATC comes from the Rhodobacteraceae bacterium M382 genome and includes:
- a CDS encoding ABC transporter permease: MTSFVHSHRLSRMAYRALWSLPLPIWLVGFFLGPMILLVWLSFWDVRNFLMTPDFQLANWQKILSANYFWAAYMRTFIIAMSASALATLVALPCALAISFFLSHRARLIILGLFVVPFFTSYLVRIYSWQIYLTENGIVMKTLAAIGMETGSLLNTPLALMVGLVTLTLPLVIVIQSISMLSLDRTLIDAAYNLGCGPRRVLFATVLPATRPGIVLGALFAFIFSFGDFVTATYLGGGKFTTLSILIADTVKSGQQWPRAAVVALMMIATLLVTALASITYAYRRA